Proteins found in one Quercus robur chromosome 2, dhQueRobu3.1, whole genome shotgun sequence genomic segment:
- the LOC126713777 gene encoding uncharacterized protein LOC126713777 encodes MTEAPIKAALPESSSSSSVEQNRQFAHLRGVQWRINLGILPSSSIDDLRRVTADSRRRYAGMRRRLLVDPHIPKDGSNSPNLVMDNPLSLNPDSTWGRFFRNAELEKMVDQDLSRLYPEHGSYFQTPGCQGMLRRILLLWCLRHPEYGYRQGMHELLAPLLYVLQVDVEHLSQVRKLYEDQFTDKFDDLSFLDNDLTYNFDFKKSPDIMEDENGSHGNVTKVRSLDELDPEIQTIVLLSDAYGAEGELGIVLSEKFMEHDAYCMLDALMSGAHGSVAMADFFSPTPAGGSYTGLPPVLEASAALYHLLSLVDSSLHSHLVELGVEPQYFALRWLRVLFGREFSLEDLLIIWDEIFASDNSILDKVAEDDTMSSFGVLNSPRGAFISAMAVSMLLYLRSSLLATEHATSCLQRLLNFPETVNLKKLIEKAKSLQALALSANMSSSSSSLGGALNRSKSAAVRGHSLSSDSVSPKTPLNLVPESYWEEKWRVLHKAEELEKSGSTKQVQTPKRGWTEKVRLSLSRTGSSPAKVGSGKKDSNSSVKRSLLEDLSRELGSDEDTEKAHCDEVLSQKNSVCVEVEVEGQDGGKKEITCTAEGSLSGNAGSEENLSVYSDPTSYLNGANDQENDSEKSSVASTSSLEESDDHSSTIPDESPLPVSDNPKDVFPKSGLNNDSMGNSLTVPKERKLLSGKFQWFWKFGRNAAGEGTSEKGGGTFEATKSANCENDQDNTAGFLVANASCNSSISGKGDATDQNVMGTLRNLGQSMLDHIQVIETVFQQDRGQVGSLENLSKNGLVGKGQVTAMAALKELRKISNLLSEM; translated from the exons ATGACGGAAGCTCCGATCAAGGCAGCATTGCCGGAATCGTCGTCTTCAAGCTCTGTGGAGCAGAACCGACAATTCGCGCATCTCAGAGGCGTGCAGTGGCGTATCAATCTTGGGATTTTGCCTTCTTCTTCCATAGATGATCTTCGAAGGGTTACCGCTGATTCTCGGAGGAG ATATGCTGGTATGAGAAGGCGCCTTCTAGTTGATCCACATATTCCCAAGGATGGAAGTAATTCTCCTAACCTTGTCATGGACAATCCACTTTCATTAAACCCAG ATAGCACTTGGGGTCGCTTCTTTCGAAATGCTGAGCTAGAGAAAATGGTTGACCAGGATTTGTCACGTTTATATCCGGAACATGGGAGCTATTTCCAGACACCAGGATGCCAAGGCATGTTAAGACGAATCTTGCTCTTGTGGTGCCTTAGACATCCTGAGTATGGTTACAGACAAG GAATGCATGAACTATTGGCTCCTCTGTTGTACGTTCTTCAAGTTGATGTggaacatctttctcaagttagaAAGCTTTACGAAGATCAGTTCACTGACAAATTTGATGACCTATCATTTCTTGATAATGATCTTAcatataattttgattttaaaaagtcTCCAGATATTATGGAAGATGAGAATGGGTCACATGGAAATGTGACAAAAGTTAGGAGTCTTGATGAGCTTGATCCTGAGATACAGACCATTGTGTTACTGAGTGATGCTTATGGGGCTGAAGGTGAACTGGGTATTGTCTTATCTGAGAAATTTATGGAGCATGATGCATATTGCATGTTAGATGCTTTGATGAGTGGGGCCCATGGCTCAGTTGCAATGGCAGATTTCTTCTCTCCCACTCCTGCAGGTGGGTCTTACACTGGTTTACCTCCTGTCCTTGAAGCATCTGCGGCATTATACCACCTGCTATCTCTTGTTGACTCCTCTCTACACAGCCACCTTGTTGAGCTTGGGGTTGAACCGCAGTACTTTGCACTTCGCTGGTTACGGGTTTTATTTGGACGTGAATTTTCACTTGAAGACTTGTTGATAATTTGGGACGAGATATTTGCATCAGATAATAGTATATTAGACAAAGTTGCTGAAGATGACACCATGTCCAGCTTTGGGGTCCTTAATTCACCTCGTGGAGCATTTATTTCAGCTATGGCAGTTTCAATGTTACTTTATTTGAGATCTTCCCTACTTGCAACTGAACATGCTACTTCTTGCCTTCAGAGATTGTTAAACTTTCCAGAGACTGTAAATTTAAAGAAACTGATAGAAAAGGCAAAATCCTTGCAGGCTCTTGCACTGAGTGCTAATAtgtcatcttcatcttcttcacttggtGGGGCTTTAAACCGGAGTAAATCAGCAGCTGTAAGAGGTCATAGCCTATCATCCGATTCTGTTTCTCCTAAAACTCCTTTAAATCTGGTACCTGAGAGCTACTGGGAAGAGAAGTGGAGAGTTCTACACAAGGCTGAAGAACTTGAGAAAAGTGGTTCAACAAAACAAGTTCAAACTCCAAAAAGAGGTTGGACAGAAAAAGTAAGATTGAGTCTCTCCCGAACAGGATCATCTCCTGCAAAGGTTGGGAGTGGCAAAAAGGATAGCAATTCATCTGTTAAACGAAGTTTGTTAGAAGATCTTTCTCGAGAACTTGGCTCAGATGAAGACACTGAGAAAGCACACTGTGATGAAGTTTTAAGCCAGAAAAACAGTGTATGTGTAGAAGTTGAGGTGGAGGGACAAGATGGTGGCAAGAAGGAAATTACTTGCACTGCTGAGGGGAGTTTGAGTGGGAATGCTGGAAGTGAAGAAAACTTGTCTGTATATTCAGACCCAACAAGTTATCTTAATGGGGCTAATGACCAAGAAAATGACTCTGAAAAAAGTAGTGTTGCATCAACTTCATCCCTTGAGGAAAGTGATGATCATTCCAGTACCATCCCAGATGAATCACCTCTTCCAGTTTCTGATAACCCCAAGGACGTCTTCCCAAAATCTGGATTGAACAATGATTCCATGGGAAATTCTTTGACAGTTCCAAAAGAGCGAAAGCTTCTTTCAGGTAAATTCCAGTGGTTTTGGAAGTTTGGGCGTAATGCTGCTGGTGAGGGTACGTCTGAGAAAGGAGGAGGTACCTTTGAGGCTACAAAATCTGCCAACTGTGAAAATGACCAGGACAATACTGCTGGCTTTCTAGTTGCTAATGCTTCTTGTAACTCTTCTATTAGCGGCAAAGGAGATGCTACGGACCAGAATGTGATGGGTACTTTGAGGAATCTTGGACAGTCTATGCTTGACCATATTCAG GTAATTGAGACTGTTTTCCAGCAAGATCGGGGTCAGGTGGGATCATTGGAGAACTTATCTAAAAATGGTTTAGTTGGAAAAGGACAAGTTACAGCCATGGCAGCTCTCAAGGAGTTACGGAAAATCAGCAATCTTTTATCTGAGATGTGA